The Tripterygium wilfordii isolate XIE 37 chromosome 4, ASM1340144v1, whole genome shotgun sequence genome has a window encoding:
- the LOC119996888 gene encoding germin-like protein subfamily 1 member 17: MDETDPRFSNFQSVRFPFIDLGGASPLLVPFLLLALASPLVSAFSAFDPSPLQDFCVAIDDPRMLKVLQGPEARQCKRFLKSGLNISGDVSNAIGSNVTAVTVNELPGLNTLGVALVRIDYAPYGGLNPPHTHPRNTEIRVVLEGTLYVGFVTSNVDGNRLFTKILNTEDVFVFPIGIIHFQLNIGKTAAVAFAGLSSQNFGVITIANAVFGLDPPINPDVLTKAFQLDKNIVEYLQKMF, from the exons ATGGATGAAACGGATCCGAGGTTCAGCAATTTTCAGAGTGTACGATTCCCATTTATTGATTTGGGAG GTGCATCTCCTCTCTTGGTACCTTTTCTCCTCTTGGCTTTGGCCTCTCCGCTTGTCTCGGCCTTCTCGGCCTTCGATCCAAGCCCTCTTCAAGACTTCTGTGTCGCCATCGATGACCCAAGGATGCTG AAAGTTCTGCAAGGACCCGAAGCTCGTCAATGCAAACGATTTCTTAAATCtggtcttaacatttcaggagACGTCTCGAATGCTATTGGTTCTAATGTCACTGCTGTTACTGTCAATGAACTACCAGGACTCAACACTCTTGGTGTAGCGCTGGTTCGAATTGACTATGCACCGTATGGTGGCCTAAACCCACCTCACACTCACCCTCGCAACACAGAAATCCGTGTAGTTCTAGAAGGAACACTTTACGTCGGATTTGTCACATCTAACGTGGATGGTAATCGCCTTTTCACTAAAATCCTAAACACAGAAGACGTGTTTGTGTTTCCAATCGGCATAATTCACTTCCAACTCAATATTGGGAAGACAGCTGCAGTGGCTTTTGCAGGATTGAGCAGCCAAAACTTTGGTGTGATTACAATTGCTAATGCAGTATTTGGTTTAGATCCACCAATCAATCCTGATGTTCTCACTAAAGCCTTTCAACTAGACAAGAATATAGTGGAGTATCTTCAGAAAATGTTCTAG
- the LOC119997310 gene encoding germin-like protein subfamily 1 member 17: MKGASPLLVPFLLLALASSLVSAFDPSPLQDFCVAINEPKDGVFVNGKFCKDPKLVNANDFFKSGLNVPGDVSNRVGSNVTAVSVNELRGLNTLGVALVRIDYAPYGGLNPPHTHPRGTEILVVIEGTLYVGFVTSNADGNRLFAKTLNPGDVFVFPIGMIHFQLNIGKTPAVAFAGLSSQNFGVITIADTIFGSDPLINPDVLTKAFQLDKNIVEDLQKKFSD; the protein is encoded by the exons ATGAAAGGTGCTTCTCCTCTCTTGGTACCTTTTCTCCTCTTGGCTTTGGCCTCTTCGCTTGTCTCGGCCTTCGATCCAAGCCCTCTTCAAGACTTCTGTGTCGCCATCAATGAACCTAAGGATGGAG TGTTTGTGAATGGAAAGTTCTGCAAGGACCCAAAGCTCGTCAATGCAAACGATTTCTTTAAATCCGGTCTCAACGTTCCAGGAGACGTCTCAAATCGCGTTGGTTCTAATGTCACTGCTGTTAGTGTCAATGAACTACGAGGACTCAACACCCTCGGCGTAGCCCTGGTTCGCATTGACTATGCACCATACGGTGGCCTAAACCCACCTCACACTCACCCTCGCGGCACAGAAATCCTTGTGGTCATCGAAGGAACACTTTATGTCGGATTTGTCACGTCCAACGCAGATGGTAATCGCCTTTTcgccaaaaccctaaacccaggAGATGTGTTTGTGTTTCCAATCGGTATGATTCACTTCCAACTCAATATTGGAAAGACACCTGCAGTGGCTTTTGCAGGATTGAGCAGCCAAAACTTTGGTGTGATTACAATTGCAGATACAATATTTGGTTCGGATCCACTAATCAATCCTGATGTTCTCACTAAAGCCTTTCAACTAGACAAGAACATAGTGGAGGATCTTCAGAAAAAGTTCTCTGACTAA
- the LOC119997311 gene encoding germin-like protein subfamily 1 member 17, which translates to MKGASPLLVPFLLLALAASLVSAFDPSPLQDFCVAIDEPKDAVFVNGKFCKDPKLVNANDFFKPGLNVPGDVSNRVGSNVTAVSVNELPGLNTLGVALVRIDYAPYGGLNPPHTHPRGTEILVVIEGTLYVGFITSNADGNRLFAKILNPGDVFVFPIGMIHFQLNIGKTPAVAFAGLSSQNFGVITIADTIFGSDPLINPDVLTKAFQLDKNIVEDLQKKFSD; encoded by the exons ATGAAAGGTGCTTCTCCTCTCTTGGTACCTTTTCTCCTCTTGGCTTTGGCCGCTTCGCTTGTCTCGGCCTTCGATCCAAGCCCTCTTCAAGACTTCTGTGTCGCCATCGATGAACCTAAGGATGCTG TGTTTGTGAATGGAAAGTTCTGCAAGGACCCGAAGCTCGTCAATGCAAACGATTTCTTTAAACCCGGTCTCAACGTTCCAGGAGATGTCTCAAATCGTGTTGGTTCTAATGTCACTGCTGTTAGTGTCAATGAACTACCAGGACTCAACACCCTCGGTGTAGCCCTGGTTCGCATTGACTATGCACCATACGGTGGCCTAAACCCACCTCACACTCACCCTCGCGGCACAGAAATCCTTGTAGTCATCGAAGGAACACTTTATGTCGGATTTATCACGTCCAACGCAGATGGTAATCGCCTTTTCGCCAAAATCCTCAACCCAGGAGATGTGTTTGTGTTTCCAATCGGTATGATTCACTTCCAACTCAATATTGGGAAGACACCTGCAGTGGCTTTTGCAGGATTGAGCAGCCAAAACTTTGGTGTGATTACAATTGCAGATACAATATTTGGTTCGGATCCACTAATCAATCCTGATGTTCTCACTAAAGCCTTTCAACTAGACAAGAACATAGTGGAGGATCTCCAGAAAAAGTTCTCTGACTAA
- the LOC119997312 gene encoding germin-like protein subfamily 1 member 17: MKGASPLLVPFLLLALAASLVLAFDPSPLQDFCVAIDEPKDAVFVNGKFCKDPKLVNADDFFKSGLNVPGDVSNPVGANVTTVSVNELPGLNTLGVALVRIDYAPYGGLNPPHIHPRGTEVLVVIEGTLYVGFVTSNADGNRLFAKTLNPGDVFVFPIGMIHFQLNIGKTPAVAFAGLGGQNFGVITIADAVFGSDPPINPDVLTKAFQLDKNIVEYLQKKF, encoded by the exons ATGAAAGGTGCTTCTCCTCTCTTGGTACCTTTTCTCCTCTTGGCTTTGGCCGCTTCGCTTGTCTTGGCTTTCGATCCAAGCCCTCTTCAAGACTTCTGTGTCGCCATCGATGAACCTAAGGATGCTG TGTTTGTGAATGGAAAGTTCTGCAAGGACCCGAAGCTCGTCAATGCAGACGATTTCTTTAAATCCGGTCTCAACGTTCCAGGAGACGTCTCAAATCCTGTTGGTGCTAATGTCACTACTGTTAGTGTCAATGAACTACCAGGACTCAACACCCTCGGCGTAGCCCTGGTTCGAATTGATTATGCACCGTATGGTGGCCTAAACCCACCTCACATTCACCCTCGCGGAACAGAAGTCCTTGTAGTCATCGAAGGAACACTTTATGTCGGATTTGTCACATCCAATGCGGATGGTAATCGCCTTTTtgccaaaaccctaaacccaggAGATGTGTTTGTGTTTCCAATCGGTATGATTCACTTCCAACTCAATATTGGGAAGACGCCTGCAGTGGCTTTTGCAGGATTGGGCGGCCAAAATTTTGGTGTGATTACTATTGCAGATGCAGTATTTGGTTCGGATCCACCAATCAACCCTGATGTTCTCACTAAGGCCTTTCAACTAGACAAGAACATAGTGGAGTATCTTCAGAAAAAGTTCTAG